A genomic window from Blattabacterium cuenoti includes:
- a CDS encoding 3-oxoacyl-ACP synthase III family protein has translation MIRSIITGTGHYLPNNIIKSNFFLKNTFYNKKGLKIDKSNEEIIKKFQKITEIKERRYISNNLFNSDIATIAAKIALKNSNICKEKIDYIISAHNYGDIHPISFQSDLMPSIAARVKNKLQIKNKKCRPYDMIFGCTGSIEGMILADQLIRSQYAKNILITSSETLSKVIDPHDRNSMIFSDGAGAVILSAIEIYKDNYGIIHYDSQCNNNEELHYLKNGPSLNPSYKKSLLNIRMNGRRIYEYALTEVPHMLKKILDHENLHIKNIEKILIHQANAKMDYAILKRLLKLYNYSYNKEFCKNLMPMTIQKFGNSSVATVPTLLDLILKKKMLPHEIHPGDIILMVSLGAGMNINGMIYRFPTKF, from the coding sequence ATGATTCGATCTATTATTACAGGGACTGGACATTATTTACCAAATAATATTATAAAAAGTAATTTTTTTTTAAAAAATACATTTTATAATAAAAAAGGATTAAAAATTGACAAATCTAATGAAGAAATTATTAAAAAATTTCAAAAAATTACAGAAATTAAAGAAAGAAGATATATTAGTAATAATTTATTCAATTCAGATATTGCTACTATAGCTGCTAAAATAGCTTTAAAAAATTCCAATATTTGTAAAGAAAAAATAGATTATATTATTTCTGCTCATAATTATGGAGATATACATCCTATATCTTTTCAATCTGATTTAATGCCATCTATCGCTGCTAGAGTAAAAAATAAACTTCAAATAAAAAATAAAAAATGTCGTCCATATGATATGATTTTTGGATGTACAGGATCAATCGAAGGAATGATATTAGCTGATCAACTTATAAGATCTCAATATGCTAAAAATATTTTGATTACTAGTTCAGAAACTTTGTCTAAAGTAATTGATCCTCATGATAGAAATTCTATGATTTTTTCAGATGGAGCTGGAGCTGTTATTTTATCTGCGATTGAAATTTATAAAGATAATTATGGAATTATTCATTATGATTCACAATGTAATAATAATGAAGAATTACATTATTTAAAAAATGGGCCATCTTTAAATCCTAGTTATAAAAAATCTTTATTGAATATTAGAATGAATGGAAGACGTATTTATGAATATGCCTTAACAGAAGTTCCGCATATGTTAAAAAAAATATTAGATCATGAAAATTTACATATCAAAAATATTGAAAAAATTCTTATTCATCAAGCTAATGCAAAAATGGATTATGCTATTTTAAAAAGATTATTGAAATTGTATAATTATTCATATAATAAAGAATTTTGTAAAAATTTAATGCCAATGACTATTCAAAAATTTGGAAATTCATCTGTAGCAACTGTTCCTACTTTATTAGATTTAATTCTTAAAAAAAAAATGTTACCTCATGAAATTCATCCTGGAGATATTATATTAATGGTTTCATTAGGAGCCGGAATGAATATTAATGGAATGATTTATCGATTTCCTACAAAATTTTAA
- a CDS encoding class I SAM-dependent methyltransferase, producing the protein MNKYLFFSDEELIKMFDSISSKYDFLNHILSFGRDIFWRKKMIKILTPFIKKKNLLY; encoded by the coding sequence ATGAACAAATATCTTTTTTTTTCTGATGAAGAATTAATAAAAATGTTTGATAGTATTTCTTCTAAGTATGATTTTTTAAATCATATTTTATCTTTTGGAAGAGATATTTTTTGGAGAAAAAAAATGATAAAAATACTAACTCCATTTATTAAAAAAAAAAATCTATTATATTAG
- a CDS encoding ubiquinone/menaquinone biosynthesis methyltransferase, which produces MLLSQTFNNVNVTGLDPSKKMLKIAKNKIKNNFLEKKIKVIIGDSHFIPFQKNTFDIVTISFGLRNFKNIHLSLKEIYKILKPFGILEILEFSKPKNFFIKKIYHFYSNFILTKIGSFFSKNYFAYKYLKESINFFSEKKIQKIIIKNKFHHIQTKKLTFGIVSIYLFQKII; this is translated from the coding sequence ATTTTACTTTCTCAAACATTTAATAATGTTAATGTAACAGGATTAGATCCATCTAAAAAAATGTTAAAAATTGCTAAAAATAAAATAAAAAATAATTTTTTAGAAAAAAAAATTAAAGTAATTATTGGAGATTCCCATTTTATTCCTTTTCAAAAAAACACTTTTGATATAGTCACTATTTCATTTGGACTAAGAAATTTTAAAAATATCCATCTTTCTTTAAAAGAAATTTATAAAATTCTTAAACCATTTGGAATCTTAGAAATTTTAGAATTTTCTAAACCTAAAAATTTTTTTATAAAAAAAATTTATCATTTTTATTCTAATTTTATTTTAACTAAAATAGGAAGTTTTTTTTCTAAAAATTATTTTGCTTATAAATATTTAAAAGAATCTATTAATTTTTTTTCTGAAAAAAAAATTCAAAAAATAATTATTAAAAATAAATTTCATCATATTCAAACAAAAAAATTAACATTTGGAATTGTTTCTATTTATTTATTTCAAAAAATTATTTAA
- a CDS encoding GH3 auxin-responsive promoter family protein, whose protein sequence is MKYLSGYLTSSFIRKRIKKIEFFIKNPIEIQYKLINQLIDYAKNTEFGKKYKFNDIKKYQQFSERIPLCKYNDIKQTIKRIRKGEKNVLWPGKIKWFAKSSGTTNTKSKYIPISSFSMYKCHYKAGMDMLSIYIHNHPKTKIFFGKALRLGGSHKLYKNYNTFYGDLSSILIKNLPFWAEYISIPKKKIALISEWEKKLETLVQETAYQDVRILLGVCSWLLIFLNKLLDFFKKKKINEIWPNIEVIFHGGVNFQPYIKQYNNIFSSKIYYYDVYSASEGFFAVQDQKNKEDLLLLLNHGIFYEFIPMEDFDNTSPKVIPIEKVELNKNYAIVVSTNAGLWRYIVGDTIRFTNLSPYRIYISGRTNHYINSFGEELIIENAEKALKKTCIKTDSIIHEYTAGPIYINKKNSGAHEWIIEFKKHPKNLKYFRDILDKELKYLNSDYETKRHKNMILLPPVIKVARNGLFYDWLKKYKKLGGQNKVPRLSNNRKYLDSILKIK, encoded by the coding sequence ATGAAATATTTATCTGGATATTTAACATCTTCTTTTATCAGGAAAAGAATAAAAAAAATAGAATTTTTTATAAAAAATCCAATTGAAATCCAATATAAATTAATAAATCAATTAATTGATTATGCTAAAAATACAGAATTTGGAAAAAAATATAAATTTAATGATATTAAAAAATATCAACAATTTTCTGAAAGAATTCCATTATGCAAATATAATGATATAAAACAAACAATTAAAAGAATTCGTAAAGGAGAAAAAAATGTATTATGGCCAGGAAAAATTAAATGGTTTGCAAAATCTTCTGGAACTACTAATACAAAAAGTAAATATATTCCTATATCCTCGTTTTCTATGTATAAATGTCATTACAAAGCAGGAATGGATATGTTATCTATATATATTCATAATCATCCAAAAACTAAAATTTTTTTTGGTAAAGCTCTTCGTCTAGGTGGAAGTCATAAATTATATAAAAATTATAATACTTTTTATGGAGATTTATCTTCTATTTTAATAAAAAATTTACCATTTTGGGCTGAATATATTAGTATTCCTAAAAAAAAAATAGCGTTAATCAGTGAATGGGAAAAAAAATTAGAAACTTTAGTACAAGAAACAGCATATCAAGATGTTCGTATTTTATTAGGAGTTTGTTCTTGGTTATTAATATTTTTAAATAAATTATTAGATTTTTTCAAAAAAAAAAAAATTAATGAAATATGGCCGAATATAGAAGTTATATTTCATGGTGGGGTAAATTTTCAACCATATATTAAACAATATAATAATATATTTTCTTCTAAAATATATTATTATGATGTATATAGTGCATCAGAAGGTTTTTTTGCTGTACAAGATCAAAAAAATAAAGAAGACCTATTACTTTTATTAAATCATGGAATTTTTTATGAATTCATTCCCATGGAAGATTTTGATAATACGTCTCCAAAAGTTATTCCTATTGAAAAAGTTGAATTAAATAAAAATTATGCAATAGTAGTTTCTACTAATGCTGGATTATGGAGATATATAGTTGGAGATACTATTAGATTTACTAATCTATCTCCATATAGAATATATATATCCGGAAGAACGAATCATTATATTAATTCTTTTGGAGAAGAATTAATTATAGAAAATGCAGAAAAAGCATTAAAAAAAACTTGTATAAAAACTGATTCTATTATTCATGAATATACAGCTGGACCAATTTATATTAATAAAAAAAATTCTGGAGCTCATGAATGGATTATAGAATTTAAAAAACATCCAAAAAATTTAAAATATTTTAGAGATATTTTAGATAAAGAATTAAAATATTTAAATTCTGATTATGAAACTAAAAGACATAAAAACATGATTTTACTTCCTCCTGTAATAAAAGTTGCTAGAAATGGATTATTTTATGATTGGTTAAAAAAATATAAAAAATTAGGTGGACAAAATAAAGTCCCACGTTTATCCAATAATAGAAAATATCTCGATTCTATACTTAAAATAAAATAA
- the rpsO gene encoding 30S ribosomal protein S15, with translation MYLTVEKKKEIFKTHGKSILDTGGTKTQIALLTFKINHLSIHLKNHKKDFNTERSLIRMVVKRKKLLKYLKTKNINHYTKLITILGLRK, from the coding sequence ATGTACTTAACTGTAGAAAAAAAAAAAGAAATATTTAAAACTCATGGAAAGTCTATTTTAGATACAGGGGGAACAAAAACTCAAATTGCTTTATTAACTTTTAAAATTAATCATTTAAGTATACATTTAAAAAATCATAAAAAAGACTTTAATACAGAAAGATCACTTATAAGAATGGTTGTAAAAAGAAAAAAATTATTAAAATATTTAAAAACAAAAAATATAAATCATTATACAAAATTAATCACTATTTTAGGATTAAGAAAATAA